A stretch of Telopea speciosissima isolate NSW1024214 ecotype Mountain lineage chromosome 11, Tspe_v1, whole genome shotgun sequence DNA encodes these proteins:
- the LOC122645536 gene encoding phospholipase D alpha 1-like, translating to MAQILIHGTLHATIFEVDKLHLGGGPGPGPSFSGPKFLAKLKEKFEDNNNGFGKPASRLYATIDLEKTRVGRTRVLERENVNPRWYESFHIYCAHMASHIIFTVKDDNPIGATLIGRAYVPVEEILGGKEIDKWVEIVYEHPKLIREHSKIHVKLQFLPVTNDLNWSRGISNPKFPGVPFTYFQQREGCRVTLYQDVHIPNNFIPKIPLSGGKYYEPQRCWEDIFDAISNAKHLIYITGWSVYTKITLVRDSTRPKHGGDITLGELLKKKASEGVRVLMLVWDDITSVGVFRNEGIMGNHDTETEEFFRNSDVHCVLCGRVPDVGDSLVQGFQTSTMFTHHQKIVVVDSEMPMASRSSSQHKRRIVSFVGGIDLCDGRYDTPFHSLFRTLNTAHHDDFHQPTFKGSSIQKGGPREPWHDIHCRLEGPIAWDVLYTFEQRWWKQGGKNLLVQIRDFQDIVPSSSPVKFLEDNETWNVQLFRSIDGGAAFGFPQTPEDATRAGLVSGKNNIIDRSIQDAYINAIRRAKHSIYIENQYFLGSSFSWKPDRDIKVEDIGALHLIPKEISLKIVSKIEAGERFVAYVVVPMWPEGIPEDDSVQAILDGQRRTMEMMYSDITRALHAKGLKANPRDYLTFFCLGNREKKRSGEYEPSEKPENGTDYSRAQQARRFMIYVHSKMMIVDDEYIIIGSANLNQRSMDGGRDTEIAMGAYQPYQLATKHRARGEIHGFRMALWYEHLGMLDKSFLHPESLECVQTVNGIADKYWDLYSKESLEHDLPGHLLRYPIQVCSNGEVTALPGIDCFPDTKARILGAKSLLLPPILTT from the coding sequence ATGGCGCAGATTCTGATCCATGGCACACTTCATGCCACCATTTTTGAAGTGGATAAGCTGCACTTGGGAGGTGGCCCTGGCCCTGGCCCAAGTTTCAGTGGCCCAAAATTCTTGGCGAAGCTCAAGGAGAAATTCGAAgacaacaacaatggatttggcAAACCGGCTAGTAGACTATATGCAACAATTGATCTAGAAAAAACCAGAGTTGGCCGGACAAGAGTGCTGGAACGCGAGAATGTCAACCCTCGATGGTATGAATCTTTTCACATTTACTGTGCTCATATGGCTTCTCATATTATCTTTACTGTTAAAGATGATAATCCAATTGGGGCAACTCTAATTGGAAGAGCTTATGTACCTGTTGAGGAAAtccttggtgggaaagaaatagATAAATGGGTTGAGATCGTTTATGAACATCCTAAGCTTATTCGTGAACATTCAAAGATCCATGTCAAGCTTCAATTTCTTCCTGTTACTAATGATCTCAATTGGTCAAGGGGAATCAGCAATCCAAAATTTCCCGGTGTCCCTTTCACTTACTTCCAACAGAGAGAGGGATGCAGAGTCACTCTGTACCAAGATGTTCATATCCCAAACAACTTTATCCCCAAAATCCCTCTTTCAGGAGGCAAGTACTATGAGCCTCAGAGATGCTGGGAAGACATCTTTGATGCGATCAGTAATGCGAAGCACTTGATTTATATTACCGGGTGGTCTGTATATACTAAGATTACCTTGGTAAGGGATTCGACGAGGCCAAAACATGGAGGAGACATTACTCTTGGGGAGCTGCTCAAGAAGAAGGCTAGTGAAGGTGTTAGGGTTCTTATGCTTGTTTGGGATGACATAACTTCTGTGGGTGTATTTAGGAATGAAGGAATTATGGGTAACCATGATACAGAAACCGAAGAATTCTTCCGCAACAGTGATGTTCATTGTGTTCTGTGTGGTCGTGTTCCTGATGTTGGTGATAGCTTGGTTCAGGGCTTTCAGACATCAACAATGTTCACTCATCATCAGAAGATTGTGGTGGTAGACAGTGAGATGCCCATGGCCAGCAGATCATCATCCCAGCATAAAAGGAGAATTGTGAGTTTTGTTGGTGGTATTGATCTTTGTGATGGGAGATATGATACACCCTTCCATTCCCTTTTCAGGACCTTGAACACAGCTCACCATGATGATTTTCATCAGCCCACCTTCAAAGGTTCTTCAATCCAAAAAGGTGGTCCAAGGGAGCCTTGGCATGATATTCACTGTCGGCTAGAAGGACCTATAGCTTGGGATGTCCTATACACCTTTGAGCAAAGATGGTGGAAGCAAGGTGGGAAGAACCTTCTTGTTCAGATCCGCGACTTTCAAGACATTGTTCCATCCTCATCTCCAGTTAAGTTTCTCGAAGACAATGAAACATGGAATGTTCAGTTATTTCGATCAATCGATGGTGGTGCAGCTTTTGGCTTCCCTCAGACACCTGAAGATGCAACCAGAGCAGGGCTTGTTAGTGGTAAGAACAACATCATCGACCGAAGCATTCAAGATGCCTATATAAATGCAATCAGAAGAGCAAAGCATTCCATTTACATTGAAAATCAATATTTCCTTGGAAGTTCATTCTCTTGGAAGCCAGATCGTGATATCAAGGTTGAAGATATTGGTGCTTTACATCTCATTCCAAAAGAAATCTCACTAAAGATTGTAAGTAAGATTGAAGCAGGTGAAAGGTTTGTTGCCTATGTTGTGGTTCCTATGTGGCCAGAAGGTATTCCAGAAGATGATTCAGTCCAAGCTATTTTAGATGGGCAGAGGAGGACAATGGAAATGATGTATTCTGatatcacaagggctctccatGCTAAGGGGCTTAAGGCAAATCCCAGAGATTACTTGACATTCTTTTGCCTTGGCaatagggagaagaagaggagtggTGAATATGAACCTTCAGAGAAACCAGAGAATGGAACAGATTACAGTAGAGCACAGCAAGCACGTCGATTCATGATCTATGTTCATTCAAAGATGATGATAGTTGATGATGAATACATAATCATTGGATCTGCTAACCTTAATCAGAGATCAATGGATGGTGGTAGGGACACTGAGATTGCCATGGGAGCATATCAACCTTACCAACTAGCAACCAAGCATAGGGCAAGGGGTGAGATCCATGGTTTCAGGATGGCATTATGGTATGAGCACCTTGGCATGCTTGACAAATCCTTCCTCCATCCTGAGAGTTTGGAATGTGTTCAGACGGTGAATGGGATTGCAGACAAGTATTGGGATCTTTACTCTAAAGAGTCTTTAGAACATGATCTTCCAGGCCACCTGCTTAGATACCCAATTCAAGTGTGTAGCAATGGAGAAGTCACAGCACTTCCAGGGATTGATTGTTTCCCTGACACCAAGGCTCGCATTCTTGGTGCCAAATCTTTGTTGCTTCCCCCAATCCTCACTACATAG
- the LOC122644735 gene encoding uncharacterized protein LOC122644735, protein MDLSFLETSLSSTIASHSPCLNPYSKSQLSKKLRRLRKKFRVISTRISRGLDASLLALHDRALFDLSNQLWHRSYASSSPFQSNKRKPSKVSVRVSFSPTPSPCLPPPPPPPLVQPSINDADITEEDNELNLENNLGSGLEEEPYLLIGEDGCGLGRFATKTIMAVFDRSLKEVRMTLIRQELLYPDQTSTSSSTLAESLKQGRAIDFEKRWREQRARN, encoded by the coding sequence ATCGCTTCTCACAGTCCATGCCTCAACCCATACTCCAAATCTCAGCTTTCTAAGAAGCTTCGTCGTCTTCGTAAGAAATTTCGCGTTATCTCTACCCGAATTTCACGTGGGCTTGATGCTTCGCTTCTTGCTCTGCACGATCGTGCGCTCTTCGATCTTTCCAATCAGTTATGGCATCGTTCATATGCCTCTTCATCTCCCTTTCAGTCTAACAAGCGGAAGCCCTCTAAGGTTAGTGTTAGGGTGAGTTTCTCTCCTACCCCTTCTCCTTGTcttcctccccctcctcctccaccactagTTCAACCTAGCATCAACGACGCTGATATTACCGAGGAAGATAATGAATTGAATTTAGAGAACAATCTCGGCAGTGGACTTGAAGAGGAGCCATATTTGCTAATCGGTGAAGATGGTTGTGGGCTTGGACGGTTCGCGACGAAAACCATTATGGCTGTCTTTGATAGATCCCTCAAGGAGGTGAGAATGACACTCATTCGCCAGGAACTTCTTTATCCGGACCAGACGTCTACGTCTTCGTCTACTCTAGCGGAATCGTTGAAACAAGGGAGGGCAATAGATTTTGAGAAGAGGTGGCGAGAGCAAAGAGCGCGGAACTAG